The nucleotide window CGCCTCCGAGCTCACCACCTCCCTCCCCGCTGCCTCGGCTCGCCCGCTTCAGTGCGGTCCCACTCAGACACAGCGCCGGCTCTTTTCCCCCCCTGACTCAAGAGGACACTGGATGTGATGGGCCTGGAGTTTGACTCGGCAGACGTGGAGGAATTTTCCAAAGCCAAACTAGAGCGCGGCCGCCGGGCCCGGGGGACTCACCTGCGCATGCACTCCAGGGCCTGCGTGAAGACCTGCGGGGCCATGCCGTGCTCGTGCTGCAGGATCAGGCACTGCTCCAGTGTCACCGACATGGCCGTGCGGTCCTTGGCGCTCTTGCAGCTGGTGAACCGCACCCCATTGAGGCGGCGGCAGACCTGCCAACGGGAAGGCAGGCTTTACTTAGGGGGAGACGGGACAGGTCGCTGCCCCGGGCCACCTCCCGGGGCCTCTCCCACAGGACGCTGCTGCCTCCCGGGGGCCCCGCCGTCTGCTCAGCCACATTCCCAGCTCTGCCCGGACCAGCCCTTTGCTGCCCACCCCCTGGGGTAGGTCAGAGAGCTCCCAGGATGCCCAGCCCCCGCCAAGTCTCTAGGCCTTTCTGGAAGTGACAGCACAGACCCACTGGTCTCTACACGCTTCCTCGTCTGCACAGGTGGGAACAGCTCAGCAGACCCACTTCCCTGTGGCCACCTCCTGCCCACCAGGCTCCCCTCCAGCTCGACCCGGGGCCCTGTTACAGGGCCCAGCGCACCTCCCCTCCCAAGTGAGGAGCTCCCGTGGAGGGCAACCCCCCTGCTGAGAAAAGACCGCCTCAGGGCACCTCATCTCCCCATGGAAGGACACCTGGGAGCATTTGCTCTGCATTACTGGGAGCAATCCTAGGCACACAGTCCCCGAATCGAGAAAGCTCTAGaacaaaagactttttttttggtataaagtTTGTGGCAGCCTTGTTTGGCAACATGACCAGCTCTTGAGTGGATGTCAAACTatctacaatttttatttatcccattttgTATACATATTCATACTTTTCAGTAAGACAGTATTCAGGAGTTTGATTCCAGGGTGCTGCCCCAGATCCCCTGGGGATGTGAAATCATCCACGTGCACGTTACACACAGGTGATGTGCACCCTATCACACGCCTAGGTACCAACTGTATACCGTATCACCTTTCTGAAATGTGGAGCCCTGTGAATTCTAAAACACCTGCCCACGAGAGCTTCAGATAAGGGCCTGTGGACCCATAGGAGATGCTGCATTGTGAGAACAATGTGGGTATCTCACGAAGAACCATGTGACCTAACGCCAGTGGGCTCCGTGACCTGCTCTTCTCAGAAAAACACCAGAGGCGCTGCAGGCTGCCCTACAGACGGCCCCGTGCCTGCTTCTCGGGCCAAGAGGCCCCAGCCGAGACCACGCAGCCACGGCCAGGGATGCCGCTCTACAGAGGACAGTGTGGTCCCAAGCACGGTGTCTGAAGGAGGACAAGACAGAAAGGACCCAAGCAAGTTCAGCCACGACCGTCAGGAGGAAGACGGGCATCTCGTGAGAACAGACAacaatttcttttaaagattctAAGCAGCCCCTGAGCTAGGTGAAGAGTGAATTAATAAAATCATAACTGATGAAGTGAATGGGGACGTGCTCACTAAATTCCACAGGCTGGAGAGTTCATGACCCAGACACGTGGCATAAACCAAACTAAAAATAGGGTCAAAGAAAGTTACACTCATAGATGGTGGATCCAGAGCTCCATGAGGTTCTGGAAGGTGCAGCAGGGTGGCCACAAGTGCATCCCTGCACAAGAGGGAAGCCTGCAGCACCAGGCTCCAGGCTTTGTGGGGGGACTATCAGCCACTTCAGGGTGCTGGTGGGTCTCCCCATGTGTGAATTAGGCCCGACTAATAATATGCCAACTCTGTGTGTGAGTCCCAGTGTGGACAGGTCCCCTCATCAGGGGTGAGTGAATGACGAGCTGTGAAACTGCTCTGATACCCGGGCTCAGAGCAGGAACTCCACAAATTGGTGAGAAAGTATCTGAGGTCTTCAGGGGAAATGAGGAGATCTGAGCAGCAGTGTACTAGAAATATTGTTTAAAGAGACGGCAAAGGTCCCAGAGATCTCCCTTTGAACCTATTAAAAGATGCAGCAGGTCGTGAGCTCTAGCTGGTTATCACTGTGCGGGCTTCGGAAGGGGACAGCTGTCATCAGCCTGGTTATTCCACGTCCGAGGGGGTAGACTCTGTGTCAGGCTTATCAGAATTCAGGCAGCCCTACGGTAAGCAACTCACGAGCAACTCTCATTGTGTCCTTATGAAGAAACCTGTTCTCTTCACTCCTGGCTGAGgttttaatttgttgttgttattcacaTTTTTTCCCTCACCTCAGCAGCTTGCCAGAGAATGTCAACGTTCTTGTTCTTCCTGGCGTGCACGTTCTGACCCAGGAACCGCAGCAGCTCCGGCAGGCACGTCTGGCTCCGAGATCGAGGTAGGCCTGGAAGAGAGACGGGGTCGTGGAGCTGGGGCCGCCCACGGGGACTTAGCCCACAGCAGCCAGCGCCGCTGGAAACGGCCAAAGGATGAGTCCCGGCCGGAGCCGGAGGTTCAGTGTGATTGAAGCAAGAAGGGAGGCCTGTGTTCAGGGACTGGGCCTGGTGGCCAGCACGGTGAGCACTCCGTTACTTTCACTGCCACTTCAGTGCCACCTGCAAAGGGCAACCACCTGGCCTCCTTTCAGTTCTTTcgaggggctggagggggagcTCGGATCATCGAGAacgggagggagtgagggagatccATCAGGTCTTCAGAACTGCCGCCAGGGCTGGAGGATGCTTAGGGCCGGGGGTGGCGACACTGAGGGGGCCGCCACccttgggggaggtggggagggcagccGCCTCCACCGCGACAGTGTCCAGGCCGCTCCAGGACCCCTCCAGCTGGAAGATCAGTCAGACCACCTCACCTCAGAAGCCTGGGATTTTCAAACACCAGGACCACCAGAGGAGAACAGAAGAGCCTCGAGGTCACATCTACGGAAAACAGCCAGGGGGCCTGAATCCGCAAATCACCACCAACTGTGGGATGAAACCATGCACCCGTTTCCACCGCACAACCTCCCCGGTGCACGCAGGATCCCATGCCAACCACTTCACGCTGCTCCGGGGGCTGGGCCAGAGGGCTCAGCGCGTGACGGGGGCTGTGGGAACCCAGAGGCTGTGAACCAGAGCCTCCCGGAGGAGACGCACGACCTGACCTCTGGCCCAGTTAGCAACACTGGCGCCCCAGCAGAGTTGGGGGCGCTTGCTGGTGGGCCCCATCTCCTCAGCCTCGCGGACGAGCGTAACTACCGGGCTGAGGGCCACGCGGGCTGCGGCACCCCCGGCGTCCCGGGCCGTGGGCAGTGCTACCGGCTTTTGATCCCGCCGGCCTCGCCCTTCCCGGGCCTTTACCCCTGGGGCCACGTCTCACTGGAAACTGCCGCCCTCCAAAACGTTGAGCACAAGTCTCCCCCTTCCTGACCACAAGGCTCCTGGTCCCCCAGCGTGGCCCTTCCGTCTCAGGGCGCCCTAGCCGGGGGGCTGGCCCAGCACACGCTCCCGTCCCCTCAGTCCAAGCCTGGGCAGCCGGCACTGTCCCCGCCTCCAGAGCAGTCGGAAGGTGGGTGTTGGCCACAGGCCACCTGGCCTGACCCAGGTTCCTTGGGGGACCTGCCCTCCATGCCTCAGTGTCACTATATGTCAAATGGGTATGAAACCAAGCCCGCCTCCCAAGGCTGCTGTGGGATCAGTTAGATAATTCGTGGGAAGTGTGTAGAAGGCCTGGCACGTGCAAGGACTTGACAAGTCTGTCACTGGCCACTGTGGTCACTGTGGAAGAACACGAGGATGACCTGGTATCTGGGATCCTTCAGCTGAGTCCTCAGAGAAGCATTTTACTGACTCTTAAACGCCATCACTTTCGAGCTTGGTGCAGCACACGGGGATCACCCGGGGAGTTTCTAAGCTCCCAAGGCCGAGGCCCCGCCCTCCACACTCTGAGCTGGGCCCCTGGCAAGAGGATTTTCCCAGATTCTCCAGTGAATTCCGATGTGAGGTCAGTGCCAGAGCCTCGACGGCTCCAACAGCACCCGTCCCAAGCCTCCTTCACGGCCGCCAAGCCCAGTGCTGGGCTCACGCCCTCAGTTCACGGGGAGACTGAGGCCTCCCGCCTGAGCTCCCGTGCCCACACCATGTCCCCCCACTCGCTTGCGGGCCCCGACCTGGCCCTGCAGGATCTCCAGTCCTGCCATCCTCTGGCATCTCGCAGGCCTGTTTTTCTAGCCCCTTCGCTCGGGCCTTTAAGACCCTTCCATCCCCCATGCTCCAGGCGTGTTTCCTGCCTCCCCACGTGCCAGCCCTCAGTCCCTGACGGACTCCGGCCACTCGAGGCCGTGCAGCGTGGTCACCCACCTGCGCCACTGCAGCCTCGCCACACGGCGACTGTGAGATGCCCCTCGGACGCCAGCGGGGCCCCTCGGCTCTGCGCCCACCTGGCCCAGCCTCCATGCGAGCCCTCCCCAGGGTCTGTCCTCAGCCCCTTCGTGTCTTGCACGGTGACCCCGGGCATGAAAGCAGCCGACCACATTGGTGACAGGGCGGGAGGCAGGGGGGTGTCAGCATCAGCATCAGAAGGTCGCTAAGCAAACCTCAAACCCCTCGAGGGACGAAAAACAGCGGGTGGGGACCTGCCGTGGTGAAGAGATACTTACAATCCTCTGGCAAAACCTCCTTAAACTGCTCGAAGTAGGAATTTAACCGCACCAAGCTCTCCACGTTGATAACTTCTTGTAAAGACGTGTCGCCAAACCTTCAGAGGTCACAGGGGGACACCGTTAGCTGGCTAATGTCGCCGTCTCTAGCGCCACGGTGACCGCGTTAAAGGTAACGATGGCGATTCTCTCGATCCTTATGGCGCACGTCAAGATTCTAAGCCACGTTCCTCCCCCCAGGCTTAAGGTTATCTCTCCCGTGTTGGTGACAAGTCTGAATACGTTTCATGAGCAGGAATCCTGCGTGACCTGTGACAGGCATGCTTGCGAGACACCCAGGCCCTTGGGCAGCCCCGCCGCGCGGCCCCGGGTCCCCGTCTTCCCACCCCGGAGGCGCCCGGGAGTGGGGCCGGCAGTGGGGCTCTGGCTGGGGAATCAGGACAGTCCCATCTTCAAATCGGAAGTCGCCCTGCTGCTGGATGACCAGACCCGACCAGCTGTTCCTGCTGGAGGGAGTGCAgggccccagccctcccctcacCACACAGGGAGCCAggcccgcggggagtcgggaggGAAGCCACCCGTGAGGAAGGCGCAGGTGCTCATCAAACACGCAGCCCTGGAGTCCCAGGCCTGGACGCACGCCCCCTCCACCACTTCCTGCCCAGCGACCTCCGTGCATGGCAGCCTCTTCACAGTCCCAAAGTCTTCCCTCGGGGGGCAGGATGCCCTCCTGTGGGTCCACCGCAACCCGACCACCCCTGATGCCCAAAATGGCTTTTTCTCCTCCAGGCACCTGCTCCCTGGGGGTCACCCTGGGACACAGGTGAGCTGGCCTTGTTTAGGAGCAGACAAGCAAGCAGAGCACAGACCCTGCCTCCCGTGTCTCCCGTCCACTGCCATGTCCTCCGCCACCTGGCCCTCTGCTCACTCCAATCTGGCCTGGCCTCAACCCTTTGCAGAAACCTTTCCAGAAACACCTTTTTCAGAAACCACTCTTGCAGTCAGGAACAGGAGCTGCCAGACGCAGGGGATGTTACCTCCTCCTGGGGCCCTGACACTGCCCGCTCTCCCTCAAGTGGGCACCCCACCTCTGGCCACACCTTCCGGATCTCTGCTTCCTGGGCTGGCGCCCTCAGCCTAAGGCCAGCTCTCCAACTGCCCCCAGCATGACCCCTCTCCCGTTTAGGACCAGCTACTCACCACCCACCTAGAGGCCTGCTCTGTTCCTCTCCTTGTCGCCTCTCACACCTGCCCCGCTGAAGACCACGTCTCGGCTCTCCAGTCTGTCCCTTCCCATCTGCACTGCCCCTGCCTGACCCAGGTCACCGCCTCTGGCCCGGACTCTTCCCGACAACCCCCTCGTCACATCTGGCCCCTCACATCTTTCCAGCACATGGCCGGCAGATGACCTTCTTCAGATGTGACTCTGATGGTGTCCTGTCCCACTGAAAGGTCTCTGACCGTGTGGGGAGGACCCTACACCTGGGGATCAATGGACACTGACCACTGGGCTCAGAGGCTCAACAGGAATATGGCATGTCGTCCTGGAGACCACATGTCCTTAACAGCAAGAACTTTCAGATATCTTTCAGTTCTAAAAACACGTAGATCACATGCATGTAATGACGTGACAGGAAAGGTCTTCACGTACCAAGAGAAGGTCATTAGAAGCTACACACACCCaatcccctcctcctctccaacACCTGCACACACTCTTGCACATGTGGGCACACGTGACTCTTCCCTGCTGCCTGGCAGGGGACCCTGGAGGAGTTTACGAGGCACAGGCCTTTAGGACCAAGGTGTGGCTCTATGCCTGCCATCCAGGCCTCTCCGTCCTCACCCCTGCTCACTGCTGCCTGCTACCTGAGCCTCCGGCCCCACGTGGCTTCTCCCCACCTGCCTCTGTTCAGGCTCCTTGGCC belongs to Pseudorca crassidens isolate mPseCra1 chromosome 14, mPseCra1.hap1, whole genome shotgun sequence and includes:
- the LOC137205888 gene encoding uncharacterized protein, translating into MAILSILMAHVKILSHVPPPRLKVISPVLVTSLNTFHEQESCVTCDRHACETPRPLGSPAARPRVPVFPPRRRPGVGPAVGLWLGNQDSPIFKSEVALLLDDQTRPAVPAGGSAGPQPSPHHTGSQARGESGGKPPVRKAQVLIKHAALESQAWTHAPSTTSCPATSVHGSLFTVPKSSLGGQDALLWVHRNPTTPDAQNGFFSSRHLLPGGHPGTQVSWPCLGADKQAEHRPCLPCLPSTAMSSATWPSAHSNLAWPQPFAETFPETPFSETTLAVRNRSCQTQGMLPPPGALTLPALPQVGTPPLATPSGSLLPGLAPSA